The sequence TCAGTGCGGTGGACGATCCGTTCCTGCCATCCGATGTCCTGGATGCGGTGCGCGACACGATCCGCGGCACGACGGTCGTGAGTGCGGAGTTTCCCGCCCGGGGTGGTCACGTGGGCTTCACCGCCGGTCGCTGGCCCTGGGCGGCGTGGTACTACGGCGAATGGCGGGCGGCAGAGTTCCTGACGCCTCATCTGCACGCGTTCGGGTGACCGGGTCCCGGGCTCGGCTGTGGATCCATCATGTATGAGGATGATGGGCCGGTCGTCGCCGCCGACCAGCCGAACCGGGAGAACTACGGAGATGCCTCCCGAAATGGCCGGAATGGGCTTTTTTTGAAGGAATGGCGGATGCCCGCCTGAGTCGCCCCCGAACAGGAACACCGTCGTGACCGCAGTTGCTCTTGGTTTTCTCCTCACTGGCCTCGTGCTCGGGGTCTACGCGATGCTGTATGGCACCGAGCGATCGGTGCAGCCGGTGGTCGCCCCGCACGAACGTCGCAGTGAGCACGATCCCGCCGCCGAACCGTCGCCGGCTTTCAACCTGGCGAGCATCGCGGCCTTTGCCGTGGGGTTCGGCCTGACGGGGTATCTGCTCACCCGCGCCAATGACTGGGCCTGGTACTGGCACCTGTTCATCGCGCTGGCCGCCGGTGGCGCGACGTACGTGCTGCAGACGCTGCTGATGGCGCGGTGGGCCATCCCCGGTGCGCGGGCCGATCAGGTGGACGAGCGGTATCTGCTGCAGGGCACCCTGGCGCGCATCACCGAGGCCGTCCCGGCCGAGGGTGCGGGCCAGTTGCAGTATGCGCTCGATGGACGGGAGTATCACCTGCCCGCGCGCAGCATGGACGGCCGCGCGTTTGCCGTGGGCACCGATGTGGTGATCGATCGGGTGGAGCAGGGCACGGCGTACGCGGAACCCTGGGCCGATGTGGAGCAACGGCTCTGATGCCGGGCACCTGGACATGGTGGGACGCGATCATCTTCATCGCCGTCATCCTTGCGCTCAAGGCGACCATGTTCTGGCTGCTCACCACGATATTTCTCCGCATGATCACCGAGGGCGACCGCTGCCCCGTGTGTGATGGCGAAACCCAGGCCGTCGAACGCAGTGGCTGGTGGCGCATCTTCGGGTCGGCGTCCCGCAGCCGCCGGAGCTGGTGCGTCGAGTGCGGGTGGGAAGGCCTGCTGCGTCGCAGCGATGAATGGGTGGCGCGCGAACGGGAGCGGCGACGGGCCTGGAGTCAGGTCAACGAAGTCCGCGCCCGGGCGCAGTCCCGATCAGCGGCGGGGTCCGGTCCGGGTTCCCGTGCCGGGTAGTAGTGGCGAGCGCTGGATCAGCGCTGGATCACGTGCCGGATGACGGGCGGACGCCCGACACGAACAACTGCAGCCATTCGGGCCAGTTGCCGCTCAGTTCGAAGAAGTCGTCGAAGTACACGAGTCCCGCGTCTTCCAACTGCGCGAGGAGATCGCTCACGCTCTCCTCTCCCATCACCGGACCGATGGCGATGAGATTGCCTTCCACACGGAATTCGTCGGCCGTGAGGTTCAGGGCTTCGTCGAACTGGGCGCGGGTGAGATTGACCCGTTCGAAGGCGCTCTTCCGGATGATGAGCGTGGGCGCGGTGTGTGACAGATTCAGCGGCATGCCGAATACTACCGTCGTGAGAGGTGAGTTTTGAGGGGTTTCGAGGCGTCCTTCGACGTGATCGTGATCGGTGGGGGCCACGCCGGCACCGAAGCGGCCGTGGCCGCGGCACGATCGGGCGCGCAGGTGGCGCTGATCACGGGGGCGCTGGAGCAGATCGGACAGCTCTCCTGCAATCCGGCGATCGGGGGGATCGCCAAGGGCACCGTGGTGCGTGAAATCGACGCGCTGGGCGGCATCATGGCGCGTGCCACCGATCAGGCGACGGTGCAGTTCCGGATGCTCAATCGCGGCAAGGGTCCCGCGGTGTGGGCACCGCGCGCGCAGTGCGATCGTGGTCTCTATCGGCGCGCCGTGCGGCAGTTGCTCGAAGCGCAGCCATTGCTGACGACCATCCAAGGCATGGTGGCGCGTCTGCTCTTCGATGACGCGGCCAGTGCCTCGGGTGGAGGAACGCGCCGGGTGGCTGGTGTCGAGACGGTGGAGGGGCGGCGCTTCGGCGCACGCGCGGTGGTGCTCACCACGGGCACGTTCGGCCGCGGCACCATGCACATCGGCACGAGCACGCGCATCAGTGGTGGACGCGCAGGCGAAGCACCTTCCGTGCACCTTGGCCAGCAACTCGACGCCGAGGGGTTGACGACGGAGCGATTCAAGACGGGAACGCCGCCGCGCATCGATGGACGCAGCGTGGATTTTTCGCGCTTCGACCGACAGGACAGCGAGATCGCGCTCTTCGATTATGCGTGGTCGCACTTCTGGACCACGTCGCGTGTCGCTGCCGATGGCTCGACGCGTCATCCGCCGCAGATGCCGTGCTGGGTGGGATGGCTGGAAGAGGCGGGCACACGACTCATTGCCGATCACATCAACGAGTCGGCGATGTATGGTGGCGCGATCGCATCGCGTGGGCCGCGCTACTGTCCGAGTGTCGAAGACAAGGTGGTGAAGTTTCCCGACAAGGTGCGGCACCAGCTCTTCCTCGAGCCGGAGGGGCACGACACGACCGAGTTGTACGTGAATGGTCTGTCCACGTCACTGCCGGCGCCGGTGCAACTGGCGATTCTGCGCAGTGTGCCGGGTCTCGAGTCGGTCCGCATGACACGTGCGGGCTACGCCATCGAATACGACTACTATCCGCCCACGCAGCTCTGGCCGTCGCTGGGTTCGCGCGCGATCGACGGATTGTTTTTTGCGGGGCAGGTGAACGGGACCACCGGCTATGAAGAGGCCGGTGGACAGGGTGTGCTGGCGGGTCTCAATGCGGCGCGTTTCACGCAGGATCGTGAACCGATCGTCCTGGGGCGTGAGACGAGCTACATCGGGGTGCTGATCAACGATCTGGTGACGCGCGGGGTCGACGAGCCGTATCGATTGTTCACGTCGCGCAGTGAGTTCCGCCTGACGGTGCGACAGGACAATGCGCTGTCGCGTCTGGGATCGATCGCGGAGGCGGCAGGTCTGTGGACCGACGAGGAACTGACGGTGTTGCACGCGCGATTGGGTGCGGTGCGCGAGGCGATGCGATTGGCCGAGGCGACGAGCATGAGTCCGGACATCGCCGATCCGATTCTCGTGGCCGCGGGCTCGCGTCCACTGGTGCATGCGGTGCGCGCGGTGGAGCTGGCGCGTCGCAACGATGTCACGCTGCAGTCGTTGTTCGAGGCGGCGGGTGTGGGCGACGGATTGCCGCGTGATGCGGTGGTGGGCGCGGAGCTCGAGATCAAGTACGCGGGATATTTCGAGCGGGAGCGCCAGCAGGCGGAACGTCTGGCGGCGCAGGGCGCCATCGTGTTGTCGGCCGCGCTGGATTATGCGTCGATGCGGACGCTGTCGATCGAGGCCCGTCAGAAGCTGGAGCGTCTTCGGCCGGGGACGCTGGCGCAGGCGAGTGCGATTCCGGGGATCAGTCCGGCCGATCTGCAGAACCTGGTTCTGGAGATCCGGCGACGGTAAGACCGGTCGAGGTATGGGTTGGGGGCCTTTGGGGGAAGCCTGGGGTGGGAACGTGCGGCTGGCGGCGGGTTTTGGGGGAAACCTTGGGTTTGATGGGGCGCCCCTGCGGGGCGCGATACCCGCAGGATGAACGGCGGATACCTGCAGGATGGACAACGAAGAGAGCGGCGCTGGTGGTCAGACGGGGTTGTCTCCTTCTCCAATAGTATGGGTGCGAACGGTGGCGTCTGGATACGACGTCGCCGTTTTTTCTTTTGAATGGGAGATTGCGAGAGAGTTTTCCTTTATATGGGATATTTTTTGAGAAAGTGCGCTATTGATGATTTGATAGTGATTTATGAGTGTCTTTGTATCTTGAATTGTGTTTCCTTTCTGTCCCAGGAATATCACCTTCATTAAGAGAGGGCTTAGCGAAAAAACCATTGTGTTTTGTTAGTGGCGCTATAGAGTTCAATGTCTTGACATGTGTGCAAGATTTTGGGGTATTGGCGTCTCCTTTGGTGTATGGAACGGATCCCTGAACTTTGGTAACGGATCGGGGTGATCGTTGGCAGGATTTCGTGGTATGACCTTTTCCCTCAGGGGGTTTTCATATGCGTCGTTTCTGGTCGAAGCGTTCGATGGTGTCCATGACGGCCATGGGCTTCGCGGCGGTGTCTCCGCGTGTGGTGGCCGCGCAGACCGAGTCGGTTCAGCCGCCGGCAATCATGGTGACGGCCCGTGGCGAGGTGCAGGTGACGCCCGACCGGGCGCGGGTGCAGGTCGGGGTGGAGACGCAGGCCAAGACTGCGGCGATCGCGGCGCAGGAGAACAACAAGAAGCAGACGGCGATCCTGGCGGCCATCCGTGCGCTGGGTATTCCGGCGGCCCAGATCCAGACGCTCAACTACAGCGTCGCGCCGGTCCAGCGGTACGACGAGAAGGAACGCCGCGTGGTGATCGACGGCTATCGCGTGAGCAACATCGTACAGGTGGAGACGGACAAGCTGGAGCAGGCCGGTCAGATCATCGATGCGGGTCTGACGAACGGCGCCAACCGGGTGGCGGGGCTGGATTTCCTGGTCAAGGACCGCTCCAAGGCCCAGGAAACTGCGCTGGCCCAGGCCGTGGCCTCCGCAAAGCGTCAGGCGGAAGTTGCCGCGCAGGCGGCCGGTGGGCGCGTGGCGGAGCTGCTCGAGCTCTCCATCAACGACTTCGAACAGCCGATGCCCCGTCCCATGATGGCGATGGCCAAGTCCGAAGCCTATGACGCCGGCGCCCCCACGCCGGTGGCCGAAGGCACCACCACCGTCGCAGTCAGCGTCATGACCCGCTGGCGCTTCGAGAAGCGCTGATCCTTCAGGAGAAGATCCTCCCAGCGCCAAGCAGGAATCAGGGCCCGATCCCATTGGATCGGGCCCTTTTTTGTTGCCGAGGACCTCCGGTCCGCCGGTTTCACGTGAAACAGGGGAGGCCAACGGAGGCAGCGGAGGCAGAACCCAATTCTGCGCGACCTTCACGAGCAGCCAATGTCTCGCCACCTCCTCCCTGACCAGCTCCCTCCTGCTTCCTCGCCCGTGGTCCTGTAGTCCCGTGGTCCCTCAAAGAACAAACCACTCAGACAGCGTATCGCAGATTGAGCAGATGACACAGACGAGCGCAGATAGTGCCAGAACCACGGGGTCAACCCCTGTTTGATCCGCGTCCTCTGCGTCATCCGCCTCATCTGCGCCATGCGTTGCTGTTGCCGATCCATCCGACACGCGACGCCCCCACGCCCCGCACCACACCAAATCCTGCTGGTATCCGCCGTTCATCCTGCTGGTATCGCCGCCGCAGGCGGCCCCCAAACAGCCGGTGAATCACCCCCAACTCCGCCCCCTCACCCAGAACCGCCCCCTCCACTGGCTCCGTTTCACGTGAAACGATGGCAGATGAGCCTGCCGTACCGTCCATTTCACCCCCTTCCCAAAGCCCAACCGCCAGAAAACGCCGCAAATTGACCCGGAATGAGCTCCTCGCCATGGTCACCTGCTGAGGTTCTTCCTATACTTCGCGTCCGCGCGCACCCCCCCCCCCACTTCAGCCAGCTCCTGTGGGCCGCATTCTCGCTATCGCCAATCAAAAGGGCGGGGTCGGCAAGACCACCTCCGCCGTCAATCTCGCCGCCTCACTCGCCGTCGCCGAACAGCGCACGCTGCTCATCGACGCCGATCCCCAGGGCAACGCGACATCGGGGTGCGGCATCGCCCGTGAAGACTTCTCCCTCAACACCTACGACGTGTTGCTCGGGGAAGCCTCCATCGATCAGGCCCTCGTTCGTGGCGTCCAGTTCCGACACCTCGACGTCCTCCCCACCACTCCCGACCTCGCGGCCGTGGAAGTGGAGCTCGTGGACGCCGAAGACCGGCTCACCCGCATGCGCGATGCGCTGGCGCCCGTACGGGAGCGCTATGACTTCATCCTGATCGACTGCCCCCCGTCACTCGGGCTCATCACCCTCAACATGCTGGTCGCCGCGGACGCCCTCCTGATCCCGCTCCAGTGTGAGTACTACGCCCTCGAGGGACTCTCCCAGCTACTCAGCACC comes from Gemmatimonas aurantiaca and encodes:
- the mnmG gene encoding tRNA uridine-5-carboxymethylaminomethyl(34) synthesis enzyme MnmG — its product is MRGFEASFDVIVIGGGHAGTEAAVAAARSGAQVALITGALEQIGQLSCNPAIGGIAKGTVVREIDALGGIMARATDQATVQFRMLNRGKGPAVWAPRAQCDRGLYRRAVRQLLEAQPLLTTIQGMVARLLFDDAASASGGGTRRVAGVETVEGRRFGARAVVLTTGTFGRGTMHIGTSTRISGGRAGEAPSVHLGQQLDAEGLTTERFKTGTPPRIDGRSVDFSRFDRQDSEIALFDYAWSHFWTTSRVAADGSTRHPPQMPCWVGWLEEAGTRLIADHINESAMYGGAIASRGPRYCPSVEDKVVKFPDKVRHQLFLEPEGHDTTELYVNGLSTSLPAPVQLAILRSVPGLESVRMTRAGYAIEYDYYPPTQLWPSLGSRAIDGLFFAGQVNGTTGYEEAGGQGVLAGLNAARFTQDREPIVLGRETSYIGVLINDLVTRGVDEPYRLFTSRSEFRLTVRQDNALSRLGSIAEAAGLWTDEELTVLHARLGAVREAMRLAEATSMSPDIADPILVAAGSRPLVHAVRAVELARRNDVTLQSLFEAAGVGDGLPRDAVVGAELEIKYAGYFERERQQAERLAAQGAIVLSAALDYASMRTLSIEARQKLERLRPGTLAQASAIPGISPADLQNLVLEIRRR
- a CDS encoding SIMPL domain-containing protein (The SIMPL domain is named for its presence in mouse protein SIMPL (signalling molecule that associates with mouse pelle-like kinase). Bacterial member BP26, from Brucella, was shown to assemble into a channel-like structure, while YggE from E. coli has been associated with resistance to oxidative stress.), producing MRRFWSKRSMVSMTAMGFAAVSPRVVAAQTESVQPPAIMVTARGEVQVTPDRARVQVGVETQAKTAAIAAQENNKKQTAILAAIRALGIPAAQIQTLNYSVAPVQRYDEKERRVVIDGYRVSNIVQVETDKLEQAGQIIDAGLTNGANRVAGLDFLVKDRSKAQETALAQAVASAKRQAEVAAQAAGGRVAELLELSINDFEQPMPRPMMAMAKSEAYDAGAPTPVAEGTTTVAVSVMTRWRFEKR
- a CDS encoding AAA family ATPase; this encodes MGRILAIANQKGGVGKTTSAVNLAASLAVAEQRTLLIDADPQGNATSGCGIAREDFSLNTYDVLLGEASIDQALVRGVQFRHLDVLPTTPDLAAVEVELVDAEDRLTRMRDALAPVRERYDFILIDCPPSLGLITLNMLVAADALLIPLQCEYYALEGLSQLLSTVQRVQDSMNPTLDVDAVLLTMFDNRLNLSRQVAADARAHFGEKVFQTVIPRNIRLAEAPSFGKPIVVYDVASVGAQAYMAVAREMMSR